The Neobacillus sp. PS3-34 genome has a window encoding:
- a CDS encoding cohesin domain-containing protein, whose amino-acid sequence MLRKLLGSKRIMSGLFAIILTVSTITAIKADVLQPQQPFTVSISNVAGAQGDIVEVPVAINTPTTPIASYQMQLEFDKSKIEVAEIKPQHGTSNSDCGSDENGCFVSNINNNDGWLKTVWVDSSGGNHPITSAKTLFTIKLKLKSNALTGNTKLEIDKAQQGNILFSDAQGQEISPVAISGGTLAIYEPAPIPNKDVRVVPVVLEDGTQAAKVEIVRTTEKDGAKKDSINFDEQKANETIEQAVKANKNTATIVVVEPEKDKSDLIEVGIKKEAVAKLSENNINIKIQSEKASVEVPLDTVKQLMANGQDLFFRMEKLKDSISYKNTEALVKQANPAAKLVSEPVEVETNFNGHTKVVVPLDQTALPQDKKQLAEFLKTLSVHIQHSDGEIKVDKGEVVYDKNGNPTGIAVWVEKFSTFTIIGSEKPKATKEIGFVKISKRINLWTRDENHQVRFSKILNPGEVYKVYNIDKLHGGQYAVGGGAWITNMNSYVSYRSIAQYGATASMFPKGQKRNRLCHSNKTYEPLEKRKQRKNERC is encoded by the coding sequence ATGTTACGTAAATTACTAGGTTCAAAGCGAATCATGAGCGGATTATTCGCCATCATTCTCACTGTCTCTACCATAACGGCGATAAAAGCCGATGTATTACAACCGCAGCAGCCCTTTACTGTTTCGATTTCAAACGTAGCTGGCGCACAAGGGGATATCGTCGAGGTTCCGGTTGCAATCAATACACCAACGACTCCCATCGCCTCTTACCAGATGCAGCTTGAATTTGATAAAAGTAAAATAGAGGTAGCCGAAATTAAGCCGCAGCACGGAACAAGTAATAGTGATTGCGGCAGCGATGAAAACGGCTGTTTTGTTTCAAACATCAATAATAATGATGGCTGGCTGAAAACAGTTTGGGTGGACAGCAGCGGCGGCAATCATCCGATCACGTCGGCAAAAACATTATTTACGATTAAACTCAAATTAAAAAGCAATGCTTTAACCGGAAATACAAAATTAGAGATCGATAAGGCGCAACAAGGAAATATTCTGTTTTCAGATGCCCAGGGACAGGAAATCTCGCCAGTTGCCATTTCCGGAGGCACGCTGGCCATTTATGAGCCGGCACCAATTCCCAACAAGGATGTAAGAGTAGTCCCTGTTGTTTTAGAAGATGGTACACAAGCTGCGAAGGTAGAAATTGTCCGAACAACAGAAAAAGATGGTGCTAAGAAGGATTCGATCAACTTTGACGAACAAAAAGCAAACGAAACAATCGAGCAAGCGGTAAAAGCAAATAAGAACACCGCGACCATCGTCGTTGTTGAACCAGAAAAAGACAAATCAGACCTGATCGAAGTAGGAATCAAGAAGGAAGCAGTCGCCAAGCTGAGTGAAAACAATATAAACATCAAGATTCAGTCGGAAAAAGCTTCTGTTGAGGTTCCTCTCGATACAGTCAAACAGCTTATGGCAAATGGCCAAGACCTTTTCTTCCGGATGGAAAAATTGAAGGATTCAATCAGTTATAAGAATACAGAGGCGTTGGTAAAACAAGCTAATCCTGCTGCCAAGCTAGTTTCTGAACCAGTAGAGGTTGAAACAAACTTCAATGGCCATACAAAAGTCGTTGTTCCACTCGATCAAACTGCCCTGCCACAAGACAAAAAGCAGCTGGCGGAATTCCTTAAAACCTTGTCAGTCCACATTCAGCATAGTGATGGAGAAATCAAGGTTGATAAAGGTGAAGTGGTATACGATAAAAACGGCAACCCAACAGGAATCGCTGTCTGGGTTGAGAAGTTCAGTACGTTTACCATTATTGGATCGGAAAAACCAAAAGCAACAAAGGAAATTGGTTTTGTTAAAATTTCCAAACGGATTAACCTTTGGACAAGGGATGAAAATCATCAAGTACGCTTTAGTAAAATCCTCAATCCAGGTGAAGTTTACAAAGTGTACAATATTGATAAGCTTCATGGTGGGCAGTATGCGGTAGGCGGCGGCGCATGGATTACAAATATGAATTCCTATGTCAGCTACCGGTCGATTGCCCAATATGGTGCAACGGCATCCATGTTCCCGAAAGGCCAAAAAAGAAATAGGCTATGTCACAGTAACAAAACCTATGAACCTTTGGAAAAGAGAAAACAACGGAAAAATGAACGTTGTTAG
- a CDS encoding RTX toxin, which yields MKLILFWIMTGDFDQDISNFSITALGTATESGNEIQSDNMKISAIQEPNGPGFISEYLQSDNGRVAIEIYNKGIADEAGYTLEIYQYNKIQNKKLVNSMPLYPMQPNMPYIIIDNIFYDFFDITNAPYYNEEATLSGNGIVNVAFVLKKNGVVVDAIGDPNGTAPILSQNGTMVRKKNFAGGMPSYQPYQWSLYPNGTYQYIGSHTP from the coding sequence ATGAAGCTTATCTTATTTTGGATTATGACGGGCGACTTTGACCAGGATATTTCCAATTTCAGCATTACGGCACTAGGTACGGCAACAGAGAGCGGTAACGAAATTCAATCAGATAATATGAAGATTTCGGCCATACAAGAGCCAAATGGGCCAGGATTTATTTCGGAGTATTTGCAGAGTGATAACGGCAGAGTAGCCATTGAAATCTATAATAAAGGCATAGCGGATGAAGCTGGCTACACATTGGAGATCTATCAATATAATAAAATCCAAAATAAAAAGCTTGTTAACTCGATGCCATTATATCCGATGCAACCAAATATGCCCTATATCATTATTGACAACATATTCTATGATTTTTTTGACATAACAAATGCTCCTTACTACAACGAGGAAGCTACACTGTCCGGCAATGGAATTGTAAATGTCGCATTTGTCCTTAAGAAAAACGGAGTTGTGGTTGACGCTATTGGTGATCCTAACGGCACTGCACCCATTTTGTCCCAAAATGGAACAATGGTGAGGAAGAAAAATTTCGCAGGTGGGATGCCATCCTATCAGCCCTACCAGTGGAGCCTTTATCCCAATGGAACATATCAGTATATCGGAAGTCATACTCCATAA
- a CDS encoding tandem-95 repeat protein gives MSENGSTVSINMGQHFPRLDINTLALSAASSQQNVATAAVSDKALLLTIQGYGTTTITVTATDHTGLAITETFQVTIDRTGDINGDGTVSSSDALFVSKVAKGLIIVSPEELKKYDIDKDGSVTNADVLALMTLIASQKNGSNTPPLTDNNYIISMRNINDAPLGLPKDYSVNEDTELNVTASLAADVIDIENDTLSVSSVTQPVNGALTLKNDGSFTYQPNANFNGVDTFTYKVNDGSKESAPILVTINVAAVNDSPTAQDGTLDVTEDTQKNGQLSGSDIDNTELTYHLVTDGSKGNVTINPTTGEFVYTPHSNATGTDSFTYKISDVTGESNTATIAVSIAAINDAPVAAQDQFTTAEDSSLAITGNTGVLNNDTDVENDALSAMLVSGTNHGSFVLNSDGSFKYEPDSNFYGDDTFTYKANDGTSDSEPVTVTIHVTPVNDAPTALDGTLDVTEDTPKNGQLSGNDIDNTELTYHLVNDGSKGNVTINSITGAFVYTPHSNATGMDSFTFKISDGTGESTTTTVSVTIDAVNDAPAATPDQFTTAEDTTLAITGNTGVLNNDSDVENDALSAMLVSGTNHGSFVLNSDGSFKYEPDSNFYGDDTFTYKVNDGMSDSEPVTVTIHVTPVNDAPTAHDGTLDVTEDTPKNGQLSGSDIDNTELTYQLVNDGSKGNVTINSTTGAFVYTPHSNATGTDSFTFKISDGTGESTTATVSVTIDAVNDAPVAAPDQFTTAEDSSLAITGNTGVLNNDSDVENDPLSAMLVSGTNHGSFVLNSDGSFKYEPDSNFNGDDTFTYKVNDGMSDSEPVTVTIHVTPVNDAPTAHDGTLDVTEDTPKNGQLSGSDIDNTELTYHLVNDGSKGNVTINPKTGTFVYTPHSNATGTDSFTFKISDGTGESTTATVSVMIDAVNDAPAVTNTISDQSMAAGTADLSFDLTNVFADVDGDPLVYSVKTSDPAIAAVSMTGASLKLTPGVIGTATVTITAADGNGGVESTSFKVNVTNPNAAPIVAHSIADISTNAGSAPGTVDLSAVFSDADHDTLTYTAVSSDANIATAAISGNSLAVTPAAAGRATITVSATDSHGASATTTFVVTVTASKNVTLTPSLFDRDALTEANLHAATILLTLDGDNFNQSASEVDFKLNNAPAGLKLGPALIMGNEAYLILDYDGRL, from the coding sequence ATGTCTGAAAACGGATCGACTGTCTCCATTAACATGGGCCAGCATTTCCCGCGCCTTGACATCAATACACTGGCTTTATCCGCAGCTTCCAGTCAACAAAATGTGGCGACTGCCGCAGTTTCCGATAAAGCACTTTTATTAACAATTCAGGGCTACGGTACGACAACAATTACTGTTACGGCTACAGACCACACTGGCCTTGCAATTACTGAAACCTTTCAAGTAACAATTGATAGAACGGGAGATATAAACGGTGATGGTACGGTTAGCTCCTCTGATGCCCTCTTTGTTTCAAAAGTAGCAAAGGGATTAATTATCGTCAGTCCTGAGGAATTAAAAAAGTACGATATCGACAAAGATGGCAGCGTAACGAATGCCGATGTCCTTGCCCTTATGACGTTGATCGCCAGCCAAAAGAACGGCTCAAACACTCCTCCATTAACAGATAATAATTACATCATTTCAATGAGGAATATAAATGATGCGCCATTAGGATTACCTAAGGATTACAGTGTTAACGAGGATACGGAACTAAATGTAACAGCCAGTTTAGCAGCTGATGTGATTGATATCGAAAATGACACGTTATCCGTTTCATCTGTTACACAGCCAGTGAACGGAGCACTGACTCTTAAAAACGATGGCTCATTTACCTATCAGCCCAATGCCAATTTTAACGGTGTCGACACTTTTACATACAAAGTAAACGATGGTTCCAAGGAATCTGCACCAATCTTAGTTACGATCAATGTTGCCGCAGTAAATGACTCGCCAACGGCACAGGACGGAACTTTGGACGTGACAGAGGATACGCAGAAAAATGGCCAGCTTTCCGGAAGCGACATCGACAATACAGAGTTAACTTATCACCTGGTTACTGACGGTTCAAAAGGAAACGTCACCATCAACCCTACAACAGGTGAATTTGTTTACACACCACATAGCAATGCAACTGGCACGGATTCATTTACTTATAAAATTAGTGACGTTACCGGCGAGTCCAACACGGCAACTATCGCAGTCTCGATTGCCGCAATAAATGATGCCCCAGTTGCGGCGCAGGATCAGTTCACGACAGCCGAGGATTCTTCCCTAGCGATTACCGGCAATACAGGTGTCCTTAACAATGATACTGATGTGGAAAATGATGCTCTATCTGCAATGCTCGTTTCTGGCACGAACCATGGTTCGTTTGTCCTGAACAGCGATGGCAGCTTCAAATACGAACCGGATAGCAATTTTTACGGCGACGATACTTTTACCTATAAAGCAAATGATGGTACGAGCGATTCTGAACCAGTGACAGTCACCATCCACGTTACACCGGTAAATGACGCGCCAACTGCTTTAGACGGAACCTTGGACGTGACAGAAGATACTCCGAAAAATGGCCAGCTTTCCGGAAATGACATCGACAATACAGAGTTAACTTATCACCTGGTTAATGACGGTTCAAAAGGAAACGTCACCATCAACTCTATAACAGGTGCATTTGTTTACACACCACATAGCAATGCGACTGGCATGGATTCCTTTACTTTTAAAATAAGCGACGGAACTGGCGAATCAACGACGACAACTGTCTCAGTCACGATTGACGCGGTAAACGATGCACCAGCTGCGACGCCGGATCAGTTCACAACAGCCGAGGATACTACCCTAGCGATTACTGGCAATACAGGTGTCCTTAACAATGATTCTGATGTGGAAAATGATGCTCTGTCTGCAATGCTGGTTTCTGGCACGAACCATGGCTCGTTTGTCCTGAACAGCGATGGCAGCTTCAAATACGAACCGGATAGCAATTTTTACGGCGACGATACCTTTACTTATAAAGTAAACGATGGCATGAGCGATTCTGAACCAGTGACAGTCACCATCCATGTTACACCGGTAAATGACGCGCCAACGGCACATGACGGAACCTTGGACGTGACAGAAGATACGCCGAAAAATGGCCAGCTTTCCGGAAGCGACATCGACAATACAGAGTTAACTTATCAACTGGTAAATGACGGTTCAAAAGGAAACGTCACCATCAACTCTACAACAGGTGCATTTGTTTACACACCACATAGCAATGCAACTGGCACGGATTCCTTTACTTTTAAAATAAGCGACGGAACTGGCGAATCAACGACGGCTACTGTCTCAGTCACGATTGACGCAGTAAATGATGCCCCAGTTGCGGCGCCAGATCAGTTCACGACAGCCGAGGATTCTTCCCTAGCGATTACAGGCAATACAGGCGTCCTTAACAATGATTCTGATGTGGAAAATGATCCTCTGTCTGCAATGCTCGTTTCTGGCACGAACCATGGCTCGTTTGTCCTGAACAGCGATGGCAGCTTCAAATACGAACCGGATAGCAATTTTAACGGGGACGATACCTTTACTTATAAAGTAAACGATGGCATGAGCGATTCTGAACCAGTGACAGTCACCATCCATGTTACACCGGTAAATGACGCGCCAACGGCACATGACGGAACCTTGGACGTGACAGAAGATACGCCGAAAAATGGCCAGCTTTCCGGAAGCGACATCGACAATACAGAGTTAACTTATCACCTGGTAAATGACGGTTCAAAAGGAAACGTCACCATCAACCCTAAAACAGGTACATTTGTTTACACACCACATAGCAATGCCACTGGCACGGATTCATTTACTTTTAAAATAAGCGACGGAACTGGCGAATCAACGACGGCTACTGTCTCAGTCATGATTGATGCGGTAAACGACGCACCTGCCGTTACCAATACAATCTCAGACCAATCAATGGCAGCGGGAACAGCAGACCTTAGCTTCGACTTAACAAATGTGTTCGCAGACGTCGATGGCGATCCACTCGTATATAGCGTCAAAACAAGCGACCCAGCTATTGCAGCTGTAAGTATGACGGGGGCAAGCCTCAAGCTCACACCTGGTGTAATTGGCACGGCAACGGTCACCATCACGGCGGCAGATGGAAATGGCGGAGTTGAAAGTACTTCCTTCAAAGTAAACGTAACAAACCCGAATGCTGCGCCAATCGTCGCACACAGCATTGCAGACATTAGTACAAACGCAGGCTCTGCACCTGGCACAGTCGATCTTTCAGCAGTTTTCTCAGATGCTGATCACGATACGTTAACTTATACCGCCGTTTCCAGCGATGCCAATATCGCAACAGCAGCCATCTCGGGCAACAGCTTAGCGGTCACACCAGCAGCCGCCGGCAGGGCAACGATTACGGTTTCAGCGACTGACAGCCATGGTGCATCAGCCACAACAACCTTTGTAGTGACTGTAACAGCCTCAAAAAATGTCACACTAACGCCTTCGTTATTTGATAGAGATGCGTTAACAGAAGCTAATCTGCATGCTGCTACTATTTTATTAACTTTGGATGGAGATAACTTCAATCAATCGGCGTCAGAGGTTGATTTTAAATTAAATAATGCTCCTGCAGGTCTAAAGCTTGGACCGGCATTAATTATGGGAAATGAAGCTTATCTTATTTTGGATTATGACGGGCGACTTTGA
- a CDS encoding competence protein ComK — MIILDNYIINEETVLLTGEYDDFGNLWTRVIEGKKTFLVRMPPIQLINKTLLRLGSNFQAARQSSKDLLGEIHMYPIKINATLGIWLFPTKSFNKPDCVWFSLIHIGKTRAVGIRKTEIMLSYGHSFCLGMRENAFNNKRHKAQELRELISRNLRSPLIFYVEPRKGFRIIEGQGRIKKYRIKE; from the coding sequence GTGATTATTTTGGACAATTACATTATAAATGAAGAAACAGTGCTGCTTACGGGTGAGTATGATGACTTTGGAAACCTTTGGACAAGGGTTATTGAAGGCAAAAAAACATTTTTGGTGAGGATGCCGCCAATACAGCTTATCAATAAGACGTTGCTGCGCCTCGGCTCAAACTTTCAGGCAGCACGCCAAAGCTCAAAGGACTTACTTGGTGAAATCCATATGTACCCGATAAAGATTAATGCAACTCTCGGAATCTGGCTGTTTCCGACAAAGTCCTTTAACAAACCCGATTGCGTTTGGTTCTCTCTAATACATATTGGAAAGACGAGGGCGGTTGGCATACGTAAAACGGAAATAATGCTGAGCTATGGACATTCCTTCTGCTTAGGGATGAGGGAAAATGCCTTTAATAATAAGCGCCACAAAGCTCAGGAACTAAGGGAACTCATCTCCAGGAACTTAAGGAGCCCGCTGATTTTTTATGTCGAGCCCCGAAAAGGCTTCAGGATAATCGAAGGCCAAGGAAGAATTAAGAAGTACAGGATTAAAGAATAA
- a CDS encoding transposase: protein MARKRREWVPYAYHHIYSRGNNRQDLFCDETDMQEAFRLLTMIHKVTPISISAYCIMTNHYHFLLKSEHVSISKIMAAFNRRYTDYFNRKYEHVGHVFQHRFNSDPIPFTLELLRASRYIHRNPIATEPPMVARMEDYPYSSYMYYKKSITPPFPFLNLQVLSSSTSIIAAEASRLSYCRYVEEEE from the coding sequence ATGGCTAGAAAAAGAAGAGAGTGGGTTCCATATGCCTACCATCATATTTATTCGAGGGGGAACAACCGGCAGGATCTCTTTTGTGATGAAACAGATATGCAGGAGGCTTTCCGTCTATTGACGATGATTCACAAAGTCACCCCCATCTCCATCTCCGCGTACTGCATTATGACAAACCACTATCATTTCCTGTTAAAGTCAGAGCATGTATCCATTTCAAAAATCATGGCCGCTTTTAATAGAAGATATACGGACTACTTTAATCGTAAGTACGAGCATGTCGGGCATGTGTTCCAGCATCGCTTCAATAGCGACCCGATTCCATTTACCCTGGAGCTTCTCCGTGCAAGCAGATACATCCACCGCAACCCTATCGCCACCGAGCCCCCGATGGTCGCCCGTATGGAAGATTACCCCTACAGCAGTTATATGTATTACAAAAAATCCATCACCCCGCCTTTTCCATTCTTGAACCTTCAAGTTCTGTCCTCTAGTACATCCATAATAGCAGCTGAAGCGAGCCGTTTAAGTTATTGCCGTTATGTTGAGGAGGAGGAGTGA
- a CDS encoding 5-bromo-4-chloroindolyl phosphate hydrolysis family protein, translated as MNPFFSLIVRTFVAIPVTAIVWLFSFFAFDQPFFLASAFGIGGGIVVWWILSVITKVRFLKKNRLTGKEYRYIKKNLDEAKKKIKRLNKTLFSLRQLSSLKVRIDLLRMVKKIYNMTKKEPKRFYEAEPFYFSHLDSVLELTEKYVFLSSQPKKNREIDQSLYETRQLLEELTRTVESDLYQVVSADVEHLNFEIDVAKRTIKTQKDSKFIDHNRRLK; from the coding sequence ATGAACCCGTTTTTCTCTTTAATTGTCCGGACCTTTGTCGCCATCCCTGTAACGGCGATCGTATGGCTGTTCAGTTTTTTTGCCTTTGACCAACCCTTTTTTCTCGCATCAGCTTTTGGGATAGGCGGCGGGATTGTTGTCTGGTGGATCCTCAGTGTCATTACGAAAGTGCGCTTTTTAAAAAAGAACAGGCTGACAGGCAAAGAGTATCGCTATATTAAGAAAAACCTGGATGAAGCGAAAAAGAAAATCAAGCGCTTGAACAAAACGCTTTTTTCACTTCGCCAGCTCTCATCGCTCAAGGTAAGAATCGATCTTTTACGGATGGTAAAAAAAATATACAACATGACGAAAAAAGAACCGAAGCGGTTTTATGAGGCGGAACCGTTTTATTTTTCACATTTAGATTCGGTCCTCGAGCTGACAGAGAAGTATGTTTTCCTGTCGTCACAGCCTAAAAAGAATCGGGAAATAGACCAGTCACTATACGAAACGCGGCAATTGCTTGAGGAACTGACCAGGACTGTAGAAAGCGATCTTTACCAGGTCGTTTCAGCTGATGTTGAGCATCTCAATTTTGAAATTGATGTAGCAAAACGAACGATTAAAACACAAAAGGACTCCAAATTCATTGATCATAACAGGAGGTTAAAATGA
- a CDS encoding toxic anion resistance protein: MSEKNADLFNSTGNVMDDILANPFGENPSMELHEVKQPNTSKPTRLIDVIPEENKAKAYQLAEQIDPKNHQAMISYGTQAQEKLLSFSHTMLEHVQKKDIGEVGEIIGDLMKRLNEMSPDELRAEKPSFFARMFGKLSGSVQEILSKYQKTGAQIDRISVKLDRSKNVLLSDISMLEKLYEHNKEYFHALNVYIAAGELKLDELHEKTIPALRKGAEESGDQMKFQEVNDMVQFADRLDKRLYDLKLSREITIQSAPQIRLIQNTNQALVEKIQSSIMTAIPLWKNQVAIALTLIRQRHAVEAQKQVSKTTNDLLLKNAEMLKTNTIEAARENERGLVDIETLKKTQESLISTLEETLRIQEDGRNKRRQAEHELASMEQELRQKLLEIKK, translated from the coding sequence ATGAGCGAAAAAAATGCCGATTTGTTCAACAGTACAGGCAATGTAATGGACGATATTCTCGCAAACCCATTTGGGGAAAATCCAAGTATGGAGCTCCATGAGGTAAAGCAGCCGAATACTTCGAAGCCTACAAGGCTTATTGACGTCATTCCTGAGGAAAATAAAGCAAAAGCATATCAGCTTGCGGAGCAGATTGATCCCAAAAACCATCAGGCCATGATTTCGTATGGCACGCAGGCACAGGAAAAGCTGTTATCCTTCTCACACACCATGCTTGAGCATGTTCAAAAAAAGGACATCGGTGAGGTTGGGGAAATTATCGGCGACCTTATGAAAAGGCTAAATGAAATGAGTCCGGATGAACTGCGGGCGGAGAAGCCATCCTTTTTTGCGCGCATGTTTGGGAAACTGTCAGGATCGGTCCAGGAAATATTGTCAAAATACCAAAAGACAGGTGCACAAATCGATCGGATTAGTGTAAAACTGGATCGAAGCAAGAATGTCCTTTTAAGCGATATTTCCATGCTGGAAAAGCTCTACGAACATAATAAGGAATATTTCCATGCTTTAAATGTGTATATCGCAGCGGGTGAGCTGAAGCTGGATGAGCTCCATGAAAAAACAATTCCGGCTTTGAGGAAGGGTGCTGAGGAGTCCGGGGACCAAATGAAGTTCCAGGAAGTAAACGATATGGTCCAATTTGCAGACCGGCTGGATAAGCGTTTGTATGATCTGAAGCTGAGCAGGGAAATTACGATCCAAAGCGCACCGCAAATCCGGCTAATCCAAAATACAAACCAGGCATTGGTCGAGAAAATCCAATCCTCAATCATGACGGCGATTCCATTATGGAAAAACCAGGTTGCGATTGCATTGACCCTGATCCGGCAGCGCCACGCCGTAGAGGCGCAGAAGCAGGTTTCGAAAACGACCAATGATCTATTGTTGAAGAATGCGGAGATGCTAAAAACCAACACAATAGAAGCGGCAAGAGAAAATGAGCGCGGACTTGTCGATATTGAGACATTGAAGAAAACCCAGGAAAGCCTGATTTCCACACTTGAGGAAACCTTGAGAATCCAGGAGGATGGCCGAAACAAACGCCGCCAGGCAGAACACGAACTGGCATCCATGGAACAGGAGCTCCGGCAAAAGCTGCTTGAAATTAAAAAATAA
- a CDS encoding trypsin-like peptidase domain-containing protein: MKKFNFAILIVFILSAVMNFGSNTVFAATQTIKMLEPKVTILTGASKTLKLKVTNVDLKKVKWKSSAPAVVSVDSKGTIKGVTKGTSNVTAYVPSTKITATAIITVNQKPLDAKAAFAKINPSVVYIEALDKDKKSISSGSGVIVRKDGVIATNFHVIADVTEIYSVNIRLANGKVYNTTKVLGYDVSKDLAVLKVDGVQSLPAVTIGNSDKVKTGDKVFALGSPLGKQNSITEGIVSNITTTKSGFKYLVFTAPISHGNSGGALINSYGELIGINEATFTDGQNMNVAIPVNYYTKMNLSHPKTILQVNHEVYVAVEGVGNTNETEDNDDFDTANEVTFAEGGLSGALKDANDFDVFYFLVTSNSTIELSGATIDAALSKDFGFSIFDEDGEEIEYADPEYQAETGKYVCKLKQELAPGYYHIGIYAIDDTTLPYSNSAYSVEYKITKK, translated from the coding sequence ATGAAAAAATTCAATTTTGCTATTTTAATTGTCTTCATTTTATCTGCAGTAATGAACTTTGGCAGCAATACTGTCTTTGCGGCCACACAAACGATTAAGATGCTTGAGCCGAAGGTAACTATTTTAACAGGTGCCAGCAAAACGCTTAAGCTAAAAGTAACAAACGTCGACTTGAAAAAAGTTAAATGGAAGAGCAGCGCACCTGCAGTCGTTTCCGTTGATAGTAAAGGAACGATTAAAGGAGTCACAAAAGGAACCTCCAATGTAACGGCTTATGTGCCAAGCACTAAAATCACGGCGACTGCAATTATTACCGTTAATCAAAAGCCCTTGGATGCAAAGGCAGCCTTTGCTAAAATCAATCCCTCTGTTGTCTATATTGAAGCGCTGGATAAAGACAAGAAATCTATCAGCTCCGGAAGTGGTGTCATTGTCCGCAAAGATGGGGTAATCGCAACCAATTTTCATGTTATTGCTGATGTTACGGAAATCTACAGTGTTAATATCCGTTTAGCGAATGGTAAAGTCTACAATACTACCAAGGTACTTGGTTATGATGTTTCCAAGGATTTAGCTGTGTTAAAAGTAGATGGAGTACAGAGCCTGCCAGCCGTTACGATTGGGAATTCTGATAAGGTTAAAACAGGTGATAAAGTTTTTGCACTAGGAAGCCCACTGGGCAAACAAAATAGTATTACAGAAGGAATCGTCAGCAATATTACAACCACAAAAAGTGGATTCAAGTATTTGGTATTTACTGCTCCTATCAGCCATGGAAATAGTGGAGGGGCTTTGATCAACTCGTACGGAGAATTAATCGGGATTAATGAGGCTACTTTTACAGACGGCCAAAATATGAATGTGGCGATTCCGGTTAATTATTATACAAAAATGAATCTTTCCCATCCGAAAACGATCCTGCAGGTAAATCATGAAGTTTATGTAGCAGTTGAAGGAGTTGGGAATACAAACGAAACGGAAGATAATGATGACTTTGATACAGCAAATGAAGTCACTTTCGCTGAAGGCGGACTTTCGGGCGCTTTAAAAGATGCAAATGATTTCGATGTTTTTTATTTCCTTGTCACTTCTAATTCGACGATTGAACTAAGTGGTGCTACCATCGATGCAGCACTTAGCAAAGATTTTGGCTTTAGTATCTTCGATGAAGATGGAGAGGAAATAGAGTATGCTGACCCAGAGTATCAGGCTGAAACAGGCAAGTATGTTTGCAAATTAAAGCAAGAGCTTGCACCTGGCTACTACCATATCGGCATCTATGCAATAGACGACACGACACTTCCTTACAGTAATTCAGCCTACAGCGTGGAATATAAGATTACAAAAAAATAA